From one Cynocephalus volans isolate mCynVol1 chromosome X, mCynVol1.pri, whole genome shotgun sequence genomic stretch:
- the LOC134367353 gene encoding upstream-binding protein 1-like isoform X2, whose product MARVLKMDELIESELMHDFDTSLSDIGQEPGAGAYSMSDVLALPIFQPDDFSLPLEGETEQPPFRYVMCAATSPAVMLHDETLTYLNQGQSYEIQLLDNRKAGDMTEISGKFVRSIIRVVFHDRRLQYTQHQQLEGWKWNRPGDRLLDLDIPLSVGIMGTRTNPSQLHAVEFLWDPAKRTSAFIKVHCISTEFTPRKHGGEKGVPFRIQVDTFKRNENGEYTDHLHSASCQIKVFKPKGADRKQKKDREKMEKRTAHEKEKYQPSYDTTILTEMSCSPWPSTPTAYVNSPSPAPTFTSPWQSTCSVPDSISSSPNHRGYGVSQASGEQIQPSATTQETQQWLIKNRFSSYARLFSDFSGADLLKLTKEDLVQICGAADGIRLYNSLRSRLDKPRLTIYVCQEQPRSTPSQGLQEAAGSGGESGLGIPYIYHAIYLEEMVASEVARKLALVFNIPFHKINQVYRQGPTGIHILVSDQMVQNFQNESCFLFSTLRAENGDGIHLCLK is encoded by the exons ATGGCCCGGGTGCTCAAGATGGACGAGCTGATCGAGTCCGAGCTGATGCACGACTTCGACACCAGCCTCTCGGATATCGGGCAGGAGCCGGGCGCCGGCGCCTACAGCATGAGCGATGTCTTGGCATTGCCCATTTTCCAGCCGGATGACTTCAGCCTTCCCTTGGAGGGGGAAACTGAACAGCCACCCTTTCGGTACGTGATGTGTGCTGCAACATCGCCAGCAGTAATGCTGCATGATGAAACTCTCACTTACTTGAACCAAGGTCAGTCCTATGAAATTCAGTTGCTGGATAATCGGAAAGCGGGAGATATGACTGAGATTAGCGGGAAATTTGTCAGGAGCATCATAAGGGTTGTATTCCATGACAGACGGCTACAGTATACACAGCATCAACAACTTGAAGGTTGGAAGTGGAATCGCCCAGGAGACAGACTTCTCGATTTAGATATTCCACTGTCTGTGGGAATAATGGGCACAAGGACAAATCCAAGCCAGTTGCATGCAGTTGAATTTCTGTGGGACCCTGCAAAACGCACGTCTGCTTTCATTAAGGTACACTGCATCAGCACAGAATTTACTCCACGGAAGCACGGAGGTGAAAAGGGAGTGCCTTTTAGGATCCAGGTGGACACCTTTAAGCGGAATGAAAACGGGGAATATACAGATCATCTGCACTCGGCTAGCTGCCAAATCAAAGTTTTTAAGCCTAAAGGTGCagacaggaaacaaaaaaaagaccGGGAGAAGATGGAGAAGAGAACAGCTCACGAGAAAGAAAAGTATCAGCCGTCTTATGATACCACAATCCTCACAGAGATGAG TTGTTCTCCCTGGCCCAGCACCCCCACGGCCTATGTGAACAGCCCTTCTCCAGCGCCCACTTTCACCTCCCCATGGCAGAGCACTTGCAGTGTCCCAGACAGCATTTCTTCTTCGCCAAATCATCGGGGGTATGGTGTTTCACAGGCCTCTGGTGAACAGATTCAACCTTCAGCTACGACCCAGGAAACACAGCAATGGCTGATCAAAAACAGATTCTCTTCCTACGCAAgactgttttctgatttttcaggTGCCGACTTATTAAAACTGACGAAGGAGGATTTAGTTCAAATTTGTGGAGCAGCCGATGGAATTCGGCTCTATAATTCACTGAGGTCAAGGTTGGATAAGCCCCGTTTAACCATCTATGTCTGCCAGGAGCAGCCAAGAAGCACACCATCCCAAGGACTGCAGGAAGCTGCAGGCAGCGGAGGCGAGAGCGGCCTTGGGATACCGTACATTTATCATGCAATCTACTTGGAAGAAATGGTTGCCTCAGAAGTTGCCCGAAAACTTGCATTGGTGTTTAATATTCCTTTCCATAAAATTAACCAAGTTTACAGACAAGGTCCTACTGGTATTCACATTCTTGTTAGTGACCAGATGGTTCAGAACTTTCAAAACGAGAGTTGTTTTTTATTCTCCACCTTAAGAGCTGAAAACGGTGATGGTATCCACCTGTGTTTGAAGTGA
- the LOC134367353 gene encoding upstream-binding protein 1-like isoform X1 has translation MARVLKMDELIESELMHDFDTSLSDIGQEPGAGAYSMSDVLALPIFQPDDFSLPLEGETEQPPFRYVMCAATSPAVMLHDETLTYLNQGQSYEIQLLDNRKAGDMTEISGKFVRSIIRVVFHDRRLQYTQHQQLEGWKWNRPGDRLLDLDIPLSVGIMGTRTNPSQLHAVEFLWDPAKRTSAFIKVHCISTEFTPRKHGGEKGVPFRIQVDTFKRNENGEYTDHLHSASCQIKVFKPKGADRKQKKDREKMEKRTAHEKEKYQPSYDTTILTEMRLEPVLEDVLEHKQKNSSKRTLPADYGDSLPKRSSCSPWPSTPTAYVNSPSPAPTFTSPWQSTCSVPDSISSSPNHRGYGVSQASGEQIQPSATTQETQQWLIKNRFSSYARLFSDFSGADLLKLTKEDLVQICGAADGIRLYNSLRSRLDKPRLTIYVCQEQPRSTPSQGLQEAAGSGGESGLGIPYIYHAIYLEEMVASEVARKLALVFNIPFHKINQVYRQGPTGIHILVSDQMVQNFQNESCFLFSTLRAENGDGIHLCLK, from the coding sequence ATGGCCCGGGTGCTCAAGATGGACGAGCTGATCGAGTCCGAGCTGATGCACGACTTCGACACCAGCCTCTCGGATATCGGGCAGGAGCCGGGCGCCGGCGCCTACAGCATGAGCGATGTCTTGGCATTGCCCATTTTCCAGCCGGATGACTTCAGCCTTCCCTTGGAGGGGGAAACTGAACAGCCACCCTTTCGGTACGTGATGTGTGCTGCAACATCGCCAGCAGTAATGCTGCATGATGAAACTCTCACTTACTTGAACCAAGGTCAGTCCTATGAAATTCAGTTGCTGGATAATCGGAAAGCGGGAGATATGACTGAGATTAGCGGGAAATTTGTCAGGAGCATCATAAGGGTTGTATTCCATGACAGACGGCTACAGTATACACAGCATCAACAACTTGAAGGTTGGAAGTGGAATCGCCCAGGAGACAGACTTCTCGATTTAGATATTCCACTGTCTGTGGGAATAATGGGCACAAGGACAAATCCAAGCCAGTTGCATGCAGTTGAATTTCTGTGGGACCCTGCAAAACGCACGTCTGCTTTCATTAAGGTACACTGCATCAGCACAGAATTTACTCCACGGAAGCACGGAGGTGAAAAGGGAGTGCCTTTTAGGATCCAGGTGGACACCTTTAAGCGGAATGAAAACGGGGAATATACAGATCATCTGCACTCGGCTAGCTGCCAAATCAAAGTTTTTAAGCCTAAAGGTGCagacaggaaacaaaaaaaagaccGGGAGAAGATGGAGAAGAGAACAGCTCACGAGAAAGAAAAGTATCAGCCGTCTTATGATACCACAATCCTCACAGAGATGAGGCTTGAGCCTGTCCTTGAAGATGTACTTGAACATAAGCAGAAAAACTCCAGCAAGAGGACTTTGCCAGCAGACTACGGTGATTCTCTGCCAAAGCGAAGCAGTTGTTCTCCCTGGCCCAGCACCCCCACGGCCTATGTGAACAGCCCTTCTCCAGCGCCCACTTTCACCTCCCCATGGCAGAGCACTTGCAGTGTCCCAGACAGCATTTCTTCTTCGCCAAATCATCGGGGGTATGGTGTTTCACAGGCCTCTGGTGAACAGATTCAACCTTCAGCTACGACCCAGGAAACACAGCAATGGCTGATCAAAAACAGATTCTCTTCCTACGCAAgactgttttctgatttttcaggTGCCGACTTATTAAAACTGACGAAGGAGGATTTAGTTCAAATTTGTGGAGCAGCCGATGGAATTCGGCTCTATAATTCACTGAGGTCAAGGTTGGATAAGCCCCGTTTAACCATCTATGTCTGCCAGGAGCAGCCAAGAAGCACACCATCCCAAGGACTGCAGGAAGCTGCAGGCAGCGGAGGCGAGAGCGGCCTTGGGATACCGTACATTTATCATGCAATCTACTTGGAAGAAATGGTTGCCTCAGAAGTTGCCCGAAAACTTGCATTGGTGTTTAATATTCCTTTCCATAAAATTAACCAAGTTTACAGACAAGGTCCTACTGGTATTCACATTCTTGTTAGTGACCAGATGGTTCAGAACTTTCAAAACGAGAGTTGTTTTTTATTCTCCACCTTAAGAGCTGAAAACGGTGATGGTATCCACCTGTGTTTGAAGTGA